Proteins co-encoded in one Opitutus terrae PB90-1 genomic window:
- a CDS encoding FMN-dependent NADH-azoreductase produces MKTLLVLNSSGRVTRSLTRRLTSRFAEAWSAVHHDAVVVQRDLTLNPPPTINEPWIVAAFAAPDTPATVREAVLRASDELLDELTAADAVVIGAPVYNFGLPAQLKAYVDQIVRVGRSFALTGDAAVPYRALLAPKPVVVMTAASDGVMLPGGALAHLNLVEPHLTAALGFIGLTDVRFVRVADSVADQAAHPHSLAAAERAIEMILPRLAAA; encoded by the coding sequence ATGAAAACTCTTCTCGTTCTGAACAGCAGCGGCCGCGTTACGCGTTCACTCACGCGCCGGCTCACGTCACGCTTCGCCGAAGCGTGGTCCGCCGTGCATCACGACGCCGTCGTGGTCCAGCGCGACCTCACGCTTAATCCTCCACCTACGATCAACGAACCGTGGATTGTCGCAGCTTTCGCCGCGCCCGACACGCCGGCGACGGTCCGCGAGGCGGTGCTGCGGGCGAGCGACGAACTGCTCGATGAGCTGACGGCCGCGGATGCGGTCGTGATCGGCGCACCGGTCTACAACTTTGGATTGCCGGCGCAGCTCAAGGCCTATGTCGACCAGATCGTGCGCGTTGGGCGCAGCTTCGCGCTTACGGGCGATGCTGCGGTGCCTTATCGTGCGCTTCTGGCTCCGAAGCCCGTGGTGGTCATGACCGCCGCCAGTGATGGCGTGATGCTGCCGGGCGGCGCGTTGGCCCATCTCAATCTGGTCGAACCGCATCTTACGGCGGCGCTGGGCTTCATCGGTCTGACCGACGTGCGCTTTGTGCGGGTAGCGGATTCGGTCGCGGACCAGGCCGCCCATCCGCATTCGCTGGCGGCAGCCGAGCGCGCGA
- a CDS encoding winged helix-turn-helix transcriptional regulator, which produces MSSLARYEQKIDPLQDNCPVRAAIDVVRGRWKPSILFQLATGAKRFGELQTALGAITAQALTVQLRQLEADGVVSRAVFPEIPPRVEYALTAFGAKLSGVMEQLDAWGTEYLAQRKRAPVVVTCRVPAAGR; this is translated from the coding sequence GTGAGCTCGCTCGCGCGCTACGAACAAAAGATCGATCCCTTGCAGGACAACTGCCCGGTGCGCGCAGCGATCGACGTCGTGCGCGGCCGCTGGAAGCCCTCGATTCTGTTCCAGCTTGCGACGGGGGCTAAACGCTTTGGCGAGCTGCAGACGGCGCTCGGTGCGATCACCGCGCAGGCGCTGACGGTTCAGCTCCGCCAGCTCGAGGCGGACGGCGTGGTATCGCGGGCCGTGTTCCCCGAAATCCCGCCGCGCGTGGAATATGCGCTCACCGCGTTCGGCGCGAAACTGTCCGGCGTGATGGAGCAACTGGACGCGTGGGGCACGGAATACCTCGCGCAACGCAAACGCGCGCCCGTGGTGGTTACCTGCCGCGTGCCGGCGGCCGGGCGCTGA
- a CDS encoding class I SAM-dependent methyltransferase, whose product MNAPTPPKFQDLFSGVAAHYATFRPHYPAALFDLLATLEARDTTVWDCACGNGQASVELARRFARVVATDASVEQITSAARLPNIDYRVALAEDSRLAERSTGLVTVAQALHWFDLPRFYAEVKRVLQPGGLLAVWCYGINEIEGGEVNGLVQEFYGGVLGPYWPRSRELVEAGYRTLPFPFAELPAPTLRMEAHWTLEQLLGYFSTWSARTRYVEARGQDPLIPFAAELAQVWGKPQARRTITWPLGVRLGRIAR is encoded by the coding sequence GTGAACGCGCCGACGCCACCGAAGTTTCAGGATCTCTTCTCGGGGGTGGCGGCGCATTACGCGACCTTCCGGCCGCACTATCCGGCGGCGCTGTTTGACCTGTTGGCGACACTCGAGGCGCGCGATACGACCGTGTGGGACTGTGCATGCGGCAACGGTCAGGCGTCGGTCGAACTCGCGCGGCGGTTTGCCCGCGTGGTGGCGACGGACGCGAGCGTCGAACAAATCACCTCGGCGGCGCGGTTGCCGAACATCGACTATCGGGTGGCGCTCGCGGAAGACTCGCGGTTGGCGGAGCGGTCGACCGGGCTCGTGACGGTCGCGCAGGCGTTGCACTGGTTCGATCTGCCGCGGTTCTACGCAGAGGTGAAACGCGTGCTGCAGCCCGGCGGACTGCTGGCCGTGTGGTGCTACGGCATCAATGAAATCGAAGGCGGCGAGGTGAACGGGCTCGTCCAGGAATTTTACGGCGGCGTGCTCGGACCTTACTGGCCGCGTTCGCGTGAACTGGTGGAGGCGGGCTATCGCACGCTGCCGTTTCCGTTCGCGGAATTGCCCGCGCCGACGTTGCGCATGGAGGCGCATTGGACGCTGGAGCAGCTGCTCGGGTATTTCAGCACCTGGTCGGCGCGCACGCGCTACGTCGAGGCGCGGGGCCAGGACCCGCTGATCCCCTTCGCGGCCGAGCTGGCGCAGGTTTGGGGCAAGCCACAGGCGCGCCGCACGATCACATGGCCGCTGGGTGTTCGGCTCGGGCGCATCGCGCGCTGA
- a CDS encoding DUF3072 domain-containing protein: MSKNQKTPATTTSNTEKDPSEWTTGDEPMTGAQKSYLKTLSDEAKEPFDEKLTKAEASRRIDELQKKTGRGAPKG; encoded by the coding sequence ATGAGCAAGAATCAGAAGACCCCGGCGACGACCACCTCGAACACCGAAAAGGATCCGTCGGAATGGACGACCGGCGACGAACCGATGACGGGCGCACAGAAGTCTTATCTGAAGACACTCAGCGACGAAGCGAAGGAGCCGTTCGACGAAAAACTCACGAAGGCCGAGGCGTCGCGACGCATCGACGAGTTGCAGAAGAAAACCGGCAGAGGCGCGCCGAAAGGCTGA
- a CDS encoding 3-keto-disaccharide hydrolase — MHLLLRPAHLATWAALTWVAPTAIASEIDALRIDAWEFVSPAATSIEAVVTPTADGSWQLAGQPIGYLQTRVSYTNYELHAEWRWTAKPGNAGILLHIDSGPIDRKTWPRCLQVQTKHSRAGDVLPMAGARFAEPFTSPPDAKTPQLDRQAASSEKPAGEWNACDITCREGTVDVCINGVRQNRVSRCVPATGRIGFQFEGAPYELRNVRIEPEPHSPAVPPQR, encoded by the coding sequence ATGCACCTTCTCCTGCGACCGGCGCACCTGGCTACGTGGGCGGCTCTGACGTGGGTTGCCCCGACTGCGATCGCGTCGGAGATCGACGCCTTGCGGATCGACGCCTGGGAGTTCGTCAGCCCGGCCGCCACATCCATCGAGGCGGTGGTCACGCCCACGGCAGACGGCAGCTGGCAACTCGCCGGACAGCCCATCGGGTATTTGCAGACGCGCGTGAGCTACACGAACTACGAACTGCACGCAGAATGGCGGTGGACCGCGAAGCCGGGCAACGCCGGGATCCTGCTGCACATCGATTCGGGGCCGATCGATCGCAAGACGTGGCCACGTTGCCTGCAGGTGCAGACCAAACACAGCCGCGCCGGCGACGTGCTGCCGATGGCGGGCGCGCGGTTCGCCGAGCCGTTTACCAGCCCGCCCGATGCGAAAACGCCGCAACTCGACCGTCAGGCGGCGAGCAGCGAAAAACCTGCGGGCGAGTGGAACGCGTGCGACATCACCTGCCGCGAGGGCACGGTGGATGTCTGCATCAACGGCGTGCGGCAAAACCGCGTGAGCCGCTGCGTGCCGGCGACGGGCCGGATCGGTTTCCAATTCGAAGGCGCGCCTTACGAGCTGCGGAACGTGCGGATCGAACCCGAACCGCATTCGCCGGCCGTCCCCCCGCAGCGCTAG
- a CDS encoding rhamnogalacturonidase, translating to MSSTEFNVRDFGAQGDGVTLDSPAINAAIAAAAAAGGGTVRLPAGTYLSYSIRLRSQLTLHLDAGATLLAATPSAGAGGYDAPEPNDWGDVRQYQDFGHSHWHNSLIWGEGLENIAITGTGRIDGRGLVKNLAYGGGPRDCGPDGTVDEGARPPIVFAPDPIPAGAPEPAPDPRLADPHATDGYANKAIGLKLCRNVTLRDFSLLNGGHFALLATGVDNLTIDGLRVDTNRDGLDIDTCRNVRIINCSVNAPNDDAIVLKSSYALGEARPCENVTIVNCFVSGFDIGSLLDGSFRRTLRHAPDLDGPTGRIKLGTESSGGFRNIAIVNCVFERSRGLALETVDGGVIEDVVVSNLAMREIANAPIFLRLGARARGPKGTPVGAIRRVQISQVSVSGADGRFPILLAGLPDHPIEDVVLDGVQVQSRGGITLEQVRAQPAELVNSFFLRGDEPGVTGPREPLAVPLRAKSYPEPSMFGLLPASALYARDVKNLTVRDVSYGFAREDARPRVVLERVSLSAFDGFRAAAPTQGEAVVLRDVSGWPARPST from the coding sequence ATGTCCTCCACCGAGTTCAATGTACGCGACTTCGGCGCCCAAGGCGACGGCGTCACCCTTGATTCGCCAGCGATCAACGCGGCGATCGCCGCGGCGGCCGCCGCGGGCGGCGGCACGGTGCGGCTGCCGGCGGGTACGTATCTGAGCTACTCGATCCGGCTGCGGAGCCAGCTCACGCTGCACCTGGACGCGGGCGCGACGCTGCTCGCGGCGACACCCTCGGCGGGAGCCGGGGGCTACGATGCGCCCGAGCCCAACGATTGGGGCGACGTACGGCAGTATCAGGATTTCGGCCACAGCCACTGGCACAACAGCCTGATCTGGGGCGAGGGTTTGGAAAACATCGCGATCACCGGCACCGGCCGGATCGATGGGCGCGGCCTCGTGAAGAACCTCGCCTACGGCGGCGGGCCGCGCGACTGCGGCCCGGACGGCACCGTGGATGAGGGCGCACGGCCGCCGATCGTGTTTGCGCCCGACCCGATCCCGGCGGGCGCCCCGGAGCCGGCGCCGGATCCGCGGCTTGCGGATCCGCATGCCACCGACGGCTACGCGAACAAAGCCATCGGCCTGAAGCTTTGCCGCAACGTGACGCTGCGCGATTTCTCCCTCCTGAATGGCGGCCATTTCGCGCTGCTCGCGACCGGTGTCGACAACCTCACGATCGATGGACTGCGCGTGGATACCAACCGCGACGGACTGGACATCGACACGTGCCGCAACGTCCGCATCATCAACTGCAGCGTCAACGCGCCGAACGATGACGCGATCGTGCTGAAGAGCAGCTATGCCTTGGGTGAGGCGCGGCCGTGTGAGAACGTCACGATCGTGAACTGTTTCGTCAGCGGGTTCGACATCGGCTCGCTACTCGACGGGAGTTTTCGCCGCACGCTCCGGCATGCCCCGGACCTCGACGGCCCCACCGGCCGGATCAAGCTCGGCACCGAGTCGAGCGGCGGGTTCCGCAATATCGCGATCGTCAACTGCGTGTTCGAACGATCGCGCGGGCTGGCCCTCGAGACGGTCGATGGCGGCGTGATCGAGGATGTCGTCGTGTCGAACCTGGCCATGCGCGAGATCGCGAACGCGCCGATTTTCCTGCGGCTCGGCGCGCGCGCGCGCGGCCCGAAGGGCACACCGGTGGGAGCAATCCGGCGCGTGCAGATCAGCCAGGTGAGCGTGAGCGGCGCCGACGGACGGTTTCCGATCCTGCTCGCAGGGTTGCCCGACCATCCGATCGAAGACGTCGTGCTCGACGGTGTGCAGGTGCAGTCTCGCGGCGGGATCACGCTCGAACAGGTGCGCGCGCAACCGGCCGAGCTGGTGAACAGCTTCTTCCTGCGCGGCGACGAACCCGGCGTCACCGGTCCACGCGAGCCGCTCGCGGTGCCGTTGCGGGCGAAGAGTTATCCCGAGCCGAGTATGTTCGGCCTGCTGCCAGCGTCGGCGCTCTACGCGCGCGACGTGAAAAACCTGACGGTGCGGGACGTGAGTTACGGCTTCGCGCGCGAGGACGCTCGCCCGCGCGTGGTACTGGAGCGCGTCAGCCTCTCAGCGTTCGACGGCTTCCGTGCAGCAGCGCCGACGCAAGGCGAAGCGGTGGTGTTGCGCGACGTGTCCGGCTGGCCCGCGCGTCCATCCACCTAG
- a CDS encoding quinone oxidoreductase family protein, whose product MRAIRVHETGGADQLRVDDIPAPEPAAGELRFRVEAIGVNFIDTYKRSGLYPVPLPHTLGQEAAGVVTALGAGVSGFRVGERVGSTAVQGAYAEEAIVPAAQTVKVPGHVSSELAAAVLLQGMTAHYLACDTWPLKPGESALVHAGAGGVGLLLIQIAKMRGARVLATVGSDEKAELARRAGADAVCVYTREDFTAAARAFTSGRGVDVVYDGVGRSTFEGSLNSLRPRGLLATFGNASGAVPPFNPLLLSQKGSLYLTRPTLQAYIATPDELRSRAQDLFSWITQGRLHVRIGAKFPLAGAADAHRALEGRATTGKVLLEPAAR is encoded by the coding sequence ATGCGCGCCATTCGAGTGCACGAGACAGGTGGAGCGGATCAGCTGCGCGTTGACGACATTCCCGCGCCGGAGCCTGCCGCCGGGGAACTTCGTTTCCGCGTCGAAGCGATCGGGGTGAATTTCATCGACACGTACAAACGCAGCGGGCTCTACCCCGTGCCGTTGCCGCACACGCTCGGCCAGGAGGCGGCGGGCGTCGTCACCGCCCTCGGTGCGGGTGTTTCCGGCTTTCGCGTCGGCGAACGGGTCGGGAGCACGGCCGTGCAAGGCGCGTATGCTGAAGAGGCGATCGTGCCGGCGGCGCAGACGGTCAAGGTGCCGGGGCACGTGAGCAGCGAACTCGCGGCCGCGGTGCTGCTGCAGGGCATGACGGCGCATTATCTCGCATGCGATACCTGGCCGCTCAAGCCGGGGGAATCGGCCTTGGTGCATGCAGGCGCCGGCGGTGTCGGGCTGCTGTTGATCCAGATTGCCAAAATGCGCGGTGCGCGCGTGCTGGCGACGGTCGGCAGCGACGAAAAGGCGGAGCTGGCCCGCCGCGCGGGCGCGGACGCGGTGTGCGTCTACACGCGCGAGGATTTCACCGCCGCGGCGCGCGCGTTCACGAGCGGTCGCGGCGTCGACGTGGTGTACGACGGCGTGGGCCGGAGCACGTTTGAAGGCTCGCTTAACAGCCTGCGACCGCGCGGACTGCTGGCGACTTTTGGCAATGCCAGCGGCGCGGTGCCGCCATTCAACCCGCTCCTTCTTTCGCAGAAAGGTTCGCTTTATCTCACGCGGCCGACGCTGCAGGCCTACATCGCGACCCCCGACGAGTTGCGTTCCCGCGCGCAGGATCTGTTCAGCTGGATCACGCAGGGCAGACTCCACGTGCGGATCGGGGCGAAGTTTCCCCTCGCTGGCGCGGCCGACGCGCACCGCGCGCTCGAGGGCCGGGCGACGACGGGCAAGGTGCTGCTGGAGCCCGCGGCGCGGTGA
- a CDS encoding entericidin A/B family lipoprotein: protein MNHKKSLSLILLATALIALVNAGCNTMQGAGKDVERAGEKIQENAQNHR, encoded by the coding sequence ATGAACCACAAAAAATCCCTTTCGCTGATCCTCCTCGCCACGGCGCTGATCGCGCTCGTCAATGCCGGCTGCAACACCATGCAGGGCGCCGGCAAGGATGTGGAGCGGGCGGGTGAGAAGATTCAGGAGAACGCGCAGAACCACCGCTGA
- a CDS encoding cupin domain-containing protein yields MADAPEVLTFTFADAGAIPNNPTLPVLVYKHAADPAGAREPEALARWFEDTWPKHGWRAAWRYGVYDFPHYHSTAHEVLGVYRGQASLRLGDKTGATLVVQAGDMIVLPAGTVHQNLGASSDFHVVGGYPEGQSADLLRGEPGERPAADERIAKVPRPKADPLSGASGALMTKWAVG; encoded by the coding sequence ATGGCCGACGCACCCGAAGTTCTCACGTTCACGTTCGCCGATGCCGGCGCCATTCCGAACAATCCCACGCTGCCCGTGCTCGTCTACAAGCACGCCGCGGACCCCGCTGGCGCGCGCGAGCCCGAGGCGCTTGCCCGCTGGTTCGAGGACACGTGGCCCAAGCACGGCTGGCGCGCGGCCTGGCGCTATGGTGTCTATGATTTTCCCCACTATCACAGCACGGCGCACGAGGTCCTCGGCGTTTATCGCGGCCAGGCGTCCTTGCGGCTCGGTGACAAAACCGGGGCAACGCTCGTCGTCCAGGCCGGCGACATGATCGTGCTGCCGGCCGGCACCGTGCACCAGAATCTTGGCGCGAGTTCCGATTTCCACGTCGTGGGCGGTTATCCGGAGGGGCAGAGCGCTGATCTGCTCCGCGGTGAACCCGGCGAGCGGCCCGCGGCCGATGAACGGATCGCGAAGGTGCCGCGGCCCAAAGCCGATCCGCTGAGCGGCGCCAGCGGCGCGTTGATGACGAAGTGGGCCGTCGGTTAG
- a CDS encoding phosphoribosylaminoimidazolesuccinocarboxamide synthase gives MNFQDIVSALPQQAVTTINLPFPRIASGKVREIFDLGDALLLVATDRLSAFDVILPDGIPGKGAILTQMSNWWFAQTSQLIPNHLLPDQPGLLANKYQLTRDLQLRSMVVRKLKPLTIECVVRGYLVGSGWSSYQKTGEVCGIKLPGGLRQADQLPEPIFTPTTKAPKGQHDEPINDAQGAAAIGAALYDKVKATSLALYKFGHDRAKQAGMILADTKFEFGTDAAGNLILIDEVLTPDSSRYWPADRYAPNQSPPSYDKQFVRDHLLAIKWNQSPPAPRLPAEVIQRTQEKYLAALKNLLG, from the coding sequence ATGAACTTCCAAGACATCGTTTCTGCCCTCCCCCAACAAGCCGTCACCACCATCAACCTGCCGTTTCCCCGCATCGCGTCGGGCAAGGTCCGCGAAATCTTCGATCTCGGCGACGCACTCCTGCTCGTCGCCACCGATCGGTTGTCGGCGTTCGACGTGATCCTGCCGGACGGAATCCCCGGCAAGGGCGCGATCCTCACCCAGATGAGCAACTGGTGGTTCGCGCAGACGAGTCAGCTCATCCCGAATCACCTGCTGCCTGATCAACCGGGCTTGCTCGCCAACAAATACCAACTCACCCGCGACCTGCAGTTGCGCAGCATGGTCGTCCGCAAACTGAAACCGCTCACCATCGAGTGCGTGGTCCGCGGCTACCTCGTCGGCAGCGGCTGGAGTTCCTATCAAAAGACCGGCGAGGTCTGCGGGATCAAGCTGCCCGGCGGGTTGCGTCAGGCCGACCAACTGCCCGAGCCGATCTTCACGCCGACGACGAAGGCGCCGAAGGGCCAGCACGACGAGCCGATCAATGACGCGCAGGGCGCCGCGGCGATCGGCGCCGCGCTCTACGACAAGGTGAAGGCGACGAGCCTCGCGCTCTACAAATTTGGCCATGACCGCGCGAAGCAGGCGGGAATGATTCTCGCCGACACGAAGTTCGAGTTCGGCACGGATGCCGCGGGCAATCTCATCCTCATTGACGAGGTGCTCACCCCCGATTCTTCGCGCTACTGGCCCGCGGATCGCTACGCGCCCAACCAGTCGCCGCCGAGCTACGACAAACAATTCGTGCGCGATCATCTGCTCGCGATCAAATGGAACCAATCGCCTCCGGCGCCGCGGCTCCCGGCCGAGGTGATCCAGCGCACCCAGGAGAAATACCTCGCGGCGCTGAAGAACCTGCTGGGGTGA
- a CDS encoding queuosine precursor transporter yields the protein MEQEPKLPAKTTTFIWLLSVHTSLLIASNAGGAKMIAVFGGLAASATVFSYSMTFPICDIVNELYGKRAARLLVNVGLAGLVVSVCFFQVSIWAPPASFWKAQDAYVTTLGLGPRILLGGWLSYLVGNHVDVIVFHWIKRYTGEKHFWIRKNLSTAVSQALDTVIFMTIAFYGVFPIASAIPGQYLLKFAVALVCTPLSYLVLSVVRRSLQNDAASAAPQVAAT from the coding sequence ATGGAACAGGAACCCAAGCTTCCGGCAAAAACAACCACCTTTATCTGGCTGCTCAGCGTCCACACCAGCCTGCTGATTGCCAGCAATGCGGGCGGTGCGAAGATGATCGCCGTGTTCGGCGGCCTTGCAGCATCGGCTACAGTTTTCAGCTACAGCATGACTTTCCCGATCTGCGACATCGTGAACGAGCTCTATGGGAAACGCGCGGCGCGCCTGCTGGTGAACGTCGGCTTGGCGGGCCTGGTCGTTTCCGTCTGCTTCTTCCAGGTTTCGATCTGGGCACCGCCCGCATCCTTCTGGAAAGCGCAAGACGCCTACGTCACCACTCTGGGTCTGGGGCCTAGAATCTTGCTCGGAGGCTGGCTATCGTATTTAGTCGGGAATCACGTTGATGTGATCGTCTTCCATTGGATAAAGCGATACACTGGCGAGAAGCACTTCTGGATCAGGAAGAACTTGAGCACGGCGGTCAGCCAGGCGCTGGATACGGTTATTTTCATGACGATCGCCTTTTACGGCGTGTTCCCAATCGCGTCGGCCATCCCTGGACAGTATCTCCTGAAGTTCGCGGTGGCGCTAGTCTGCACGCCGCTTAGTTATCTTGTGCTCTCAGTTGTCAGGCGCTCGCTCCAAAACGATGCAGCTTCCGCCGCTCCTCAGGTTGCAGCCACCTGA
- a CDS encoding helix-turn-helix domain-containing protein, translated as MTPTIIALTQRGWSQRRVARELGVDRETVKRYASAAKPATNPTAGSVPGPPSLCEPHRGFIAAALERGLSARH; from the coding sequence ATGACCCCAACGATCATCGCATTAACGCAGCGCGGCTGGTCCCAGCGACGAGTCGCGCGCGAGTTGGGCGTGGATCGGGAGACTGTGAAGCGGTATGCGTCCGCGGCAAAACCCGCCACTAACCCGACCGCCGGGTCCGTGCCTGGTCCGCCGAGTCTGTGTGAGCCGCATCGAGGGTTCATCGCAGCGGCGCTGGAGCGCGGGCTGAGCGCTCGGCATTGA
- a CDS encoding transposase produces MIVGVMGANFVAATRAAAPQAAIVHDRFHVSQHLNDAVDKTRVR; encoded by the coding sequence ATGATCGTTGGGGTCATGGGCGCCAACTTCGTGGCGGCCACGCGCGCCGCCGCGCCGCAGGCGGCGATCGTGCACGACCGCTTTCACGTCTCGCAGCATTTGAACGACGCCGTGGACAAGACGCGGGTTCGCTAG
- a CDS encoding DNA methyltransferase encodes MRLILHRNFKWRALSRKVRREQRNREHYSPTISTYRWWARRSHALIGALLDQSRKVLGQAIVVSDPMAGGGTVAVEAARRGLVVHAQDVNPWAAFGLRTTLQPVDPVLLEQAATRLIERLDRLGRQLYQVDGQEELLSCLHVRHCTCPACGGTNYLFPTRLLALDRRIVAEPSAGWFGCPACGTVQHDHWPEGPARCNVCHHEFTDRPDEKRIENLVVMCAQCATKNPLTPEALQTATWKPVLSVVQKNRKLELHPSTVGGTPSRRQSAIAAKLAKRIPGKGETAALQRGGFVEWAELFPDRQLAMLDEAFSALDAEELSVPVRQRLLLAVAGFAEMAGYACRWDPKYRKVYEVTSNHHYTRSFLTAETNPAAAMGRGTLPRRLAQAVKAAQWFPGSDKATVTCGSSVAQPMADASVDLVITDPPYYDSIQYAELSRLFRVFAQALGLNWDDRVENDEAVPNRHLGCSHEQYVTRLTAIFAETRRTLKRSGRMLLTFHDSKILAWQAIGDALRDSAWKVVSVAVVHSENEKDFAKNEKNAIAVDAVFECVPRQIKPARVATAGALTNNSAKNVLAIGAAVAAYVNGSAPHLKPLYMDQARRRGIKKLTLN; translated from the coding sequence ATGCGTCTTATTCTTCATCGCAACTTCAAATGGAGGGCTCTTTCACGGAAGGTACGGCGGGAGCAGCGCAATCGAGAACATTACTCGCCCACGATCTCGACCTACCGCTGGTGGGCCCGCCGATCGCATGCTTTGATTGGTGCACTGCTCGATCAAAGCCGCAAGGTCTTGGGCCAGGCTATCGTCGTCTCGGACCCAATGGCGGGCGGTGGGACCGTCGCCGTGGAAGCCGCCCGGCGCGGACTGGTCGTGCACGCACAGGACGTGAATCCGTGGGCGGCGTTTGGTCTGCGGACCACTTTGCAGCCGGTCGATCCGGTCCTGCTGGAACAGGCCGCGACCCGCCTGATCGAGCGACTCGACCGGCTCGGCCGCCAGCTGTACCAAGTCGACGGCCAAGAGGAACTGCTGAGCTGCCTCCACGTCCGCCATTGCACCTGCCCGGCTTGTGGCGGCACCAACTATCTATTTCCGACGCGCTTGCTTGCGCTCGACCGGCGAATCGTCGCCGAACCGAGCGCCGGTTGGTTCGGTTGCCCGGCTTGCGGCACGGTCCAGCACGACCACTGGCCGGAAGGGCCCGCGCGCTGCAACGTCTGCCACCACGAATTCACGGACCGCCCGGACGAAAAACGGATCGAAAACCTTGTCGTAATGTGCGCCCAGTGCGCGACGAAAAATCCGCTGACCCCAGAGGCACTCCAGACCGCCACTTGGAAGCCGGTGCTGTCGGTAGTGCAAAAGAATCGAAAACTTGAACTGCACCCGTCGACTGTCGGCGGCACTCCGTCACGACGCCAAAGCGCGATTGCCGCCAAGCTGGCGAAACGAATCCCGGGCAAAGGTGAGACCGCCGCCCTGCAGCGCGGCGGTTTTGTGGAATGGGCAGAGCTGTTCCCCGACCGTCAGCTCGCAATGCTCGACGAGGCATTTTCGGCTTTGGATGCAGAAGAGCTATCGGTGCCCGTGCGCCAGCGCCTGCTTCTGGCCGTCGCCGGGTTCGCCGAGATGGCGGGATACGCCTGTCGCTGGGATCCCAAGTATCGCAAAGTGTACGAGGTGACCTCGAACCATCACTACACCCGCTCGTTCCTGACTGCGGAAACCAATCCCGCCGCTGCCATGGGGCGCGGCACGCTGCCTCGCCGGTTGGCCCAGGCGGTCAAGGCCGCGCAGTGGTTCCCTGGCTCGGACAAAGCCACCGTCACCTGCGGGTCGAGTGTAGCGCAACCTATGGCCGACGCCTCGGTTGATCTTGTGATCACCGACCCGCCGTATTACGACAGCATCCAGTACGCCGAACTATCGCGCCTATTCCGCGTCTTCGCCCAAGCCCTCGGCTTGAATTGGGACGATCGGGTCGAAAACGATGAAGCGGTGCCGAACCGCCACCTCGGTTGCTCCCACGAACAATATGTGACACGGCTGACGGCCATCTTTGCCGAAACCCGTAGGACGCTCAAACGGAGCGGGCGCATGCTTCTCACATTCCACGATTCGAAGATCCTCGCGTGGCAGGCGATCGGCGACGCGCTCCGTGATTCTGCTTGGAAGGTCGTCAGTGTCGCAGTCGTGCATTCGGAAAACGAAAAAGATTTCGCGAAGAACGAAAAAAACGCGATTGCGGTGGACGCCGTCTTCGAATGTGTGCCGCGGCAGATCAAGCCCGCGCGAGTGGCCACTGCCGGTGCCTTGACCAATAATTCTGCGAAGAACGTGCTCGCGATTGGAGCGGCTGTTGCGGCGTATGTGAACGGTTCCGCGCCGCACCTGAAGCCTCTGTATATGGATCAAGCCCGCCGCCGTGGGATCAAGAAGCTGACGCTAAATTAA